One region of Scomber scombrus chromosome 10, fScoSco1.1, whole genome shotgun sequence genomic DNA includes:
- the ddx23 gene encoding probable ATP-dependent RNA helicase DDX23: protein MAADSADKKDGESSGTKDRERTRERDRKSSPTRKRHRSRERNRSKSPDRDRRMKDKDRDKERDRDKDRDRGRKDRDSHRRDKDRKRSRSLSPKSKEKLKRDKDIKTEEDEDDTKKKEKAQPLSLEELLAKKKAEEEAEAKPKFLSKAEREAEALKRREQQTEERKRMIEEERKKRRLFQDTGRKMLEDPQERERRERRERMERENNGNEEDDGRQKLREEKDKGKELQAIKERYLGGLKKRRRTRHLNDRKFVFEWDASEDTSVDYNPIYKEKHHVQLYGRGFIAGIDLKQQKREQSRFYGDLMEKRRTLEEKEQEEVRLKKMRKKEAKQRWDDRHWSQKKLEEMTDRDWRIFREDYSITTKGGKIPNPIRNWKEYQLPAHILEVIDKCGYKDPTPIQRQAIPIGLQNRDIIGVAETGSGKTAAFLIPLLVWITTLPKIDRIEDSDQGPYAVILAPTRELAQQIEEETIKFGKPLGIRTVAVIGGISREDQGFRLRMGCEIVIATPGRLIDVLENRYLVLGRCTYVVLDEADRMIDMGFEPDVQKILEYIPVTNQKPDTDEAEDPEKMKMNFDSGKHKYRQTVMFTATMPPAVERLARSYLRRPAVVYIGSAGKPHERVEQKVLLMGEGEKRKKLLEVLSHGFEPPIIIFVNQKKGCDVLAKSLEKMGYNACTLHGGKGQEQREFALSNLKAGAKDILVATDVAGRGIDIQDVSMVLNYDMAKNIEDYIHRIGRTGRAGKSGMAMTFLTKEDSAVFYDLKQAILESPVSQCPPELANHPDAQHKPGTILTKKRREETIFA, encoded by the exons ATGGCAGCCGACTCAGCAGACAAGAAGGATGGTGAATCCTCAGGGACCAAAGACAGGGAGAGGACACGAGAACGAGATCGTAAAAGCTCGCCTACACGGAAACGCCATCGATCTCGTGAACGAAATCGCTCTAAATCTCCAGATAG AGATCGTCGCATGAAAGACAAGGATAGAGACAAGGAACGTGACAGAGACAAGGACAGAGACAGGGGCCGCAAGGACAGAGACAGCCATCGACGTGATAAAGATCGCAAGAGGTCCAG gagtttATCACCCAAGTCAAAAGAGAAGTTAAAGAGAGATAAGGACATAAAAActgaagaggatgaagatgatacaaagaagaaagagaag GCCCAGCCACTATCTTTGGAAGAGCTTCTCGCCAAGAAGAAGGcagaagaggaagcagaggcaAAG CCCAAGTTCTTGTCAAAGGCAGAGCGAGAAGCCGAGGCTCTGAAACGCCGTGAGCAGCAgacggaggagaggaagaggatgatagaagaggagaggaagaagagaaggttGTTCCAGGACACAGGACGAAAAATGCTGG AGGACCCGCAAGAAAGGGAGAGGCGAGAGCGGAGAGAGCGAATGGAGAGGGAGAACAACGGTAATGAAGAAGACGACGGACGACAAAAACTCAGAGAGGAGAAAGATAAAGGCAAAGAGCTGCAGGCCATCAAG GAGCGTTACCTGGGTGGGCTCAAGAAACGCCGGAGAACACGTCACCTGAATGACAGGAAGTTTGTGTTTGAGTGGGATGCTTCTGAGGACACGTCAGTCGACTACAACCCAAT ttacaaagaaaagcatcacgTACAGCTGTATGGACGAGGCTTCATTGCCGGCATTGActtgaagcagcagaaaagagAGCAGTCACGTTTCTATGGTGACCTAATGGAGAAGAGGCGCACGCTAGAAGAAAAAGAGCAGGAGGA AGTGAGGCTAAAGAAGATGCGTAAGAAGGAAGCCAAGCAGCGCTGGGACGACAGACACTGGTCTcagaagaagctggaggagatgACAGACAGAGACTGGAGAATCTTCAGAGAGGACTACAGCATCACCACCAAGGGAGGAAAGATCCCGAACCCGATCAGGAACTGGAAGGAGTACCAGCTGCCAGCACATATCCTGGAGGTCATCGACAAATGTGGCTACAAG GATCCGACACCTATCCAGAGGCAGGCCATTCCTATTGGCTTACAGAACCGTGACATCATTGGTGTGGCTGAGACTGGTAGCGGTAAAACGGCTGCTTTCCTGATTCCACTGCTGGTCTGGATTACAACCCTGCCAAAAATAGACAG GATTGAGGACTCTGATCAGGGTCCATATGCTGTGATCCTGGCTCCCACTCGTGAGTTGGCACAACAGATTGAAGAGGAGACCATTAAGTTTGGTAAACCACTCGGCATCCGTACGGTGGCTGTGATTGGAGGAATCTCCAGAGAGGACCAGGGCTTCCGTCTCAGGATGGGCTGCGAG ATTGTGATTGCCACTCCCGGACGTTTGATTGACGTGCTGGAGAACCGCTACTTGGTCCTGGGCCGCTGTACCTATGTGGTCCTGGACGAGGCCGATCGTATGATTGACATGGGCTTTGAGCCTGATGTGCAGAAGATTCTGGAGTACATCCCAGTGACCAACCAGAAACCAGACACAGACGAAGCAGAGGACCCCGAGAAAATGAAGATGAACTTTGATTCTGGaaaacataaatacagacaA ACGGTCATGTTCACAGCTACTATGCCTCCAGCTGTGGAGCGACTGGCCAGGAGCTACTTGAGACGTCCCGCTGTGGTTTACATCGGCTCTGCTGGCAAACCTCACGAGAGAGTCGAACAGAAGGTCCTGCTcatgggagagggagagaagag GAAGAAGCTGCTGGAGGTGTTGTCGCATGGTTTCGAGCCTCCCATCATCATCTTCGTCAACCAGAAGAAGGGTTGCGACGTGCTGGCCAAGTCTCTGGAGAAGATGGGG TACAACGCCTGCACGCTGCACGGTGGCAAAGGACAGGAACAGAGAGAGTTTGCGCTTTCCAACCTCAAAGCTGGAGCCAAAGATATCCTGGTGGCCACAGACGTTGCTGGTCGAGGTATTGATATCCAGGACGTCTCCATGGTTCTTAACTACGACATGGCGAAGAACATCGAAG ACTACATTCATCGTATCGGCCGTACTGGTCGTGCTGGTAAGAGTGGTATGGCCATGACCTTCCTCACTAAAGAGGACTCTGCAGTGTTTTACGACCTAAAGCAGGCCATCCTGGAGAGCCCGGTCTCCCAGTGCCCTCCGGAACTGGCCAACCACCCGGACGCTCAGCACAAACCTGGAACCATCTTGACCAAGAAGAGACGCGAGGAGACCATCTTTGCCTGA